From Vibrio tritonius, the proteins below share one genomic window:
- a CDS encoding DUF3237 domain-containing protein, translated as MSSELTKLDAQHVMHLQVACAERPVVGGNDFGYLKVIQISGGEFHGELLSGEVVPGGADWNMGYGGLTEEEVTSRFVFAKYLLKTDDDVYIAIENAGYKLATGDRPQIATTPRFHAPKGKYDWLNYGVFVGSLEPAEVNGVRGVNIHIYKLL; from the coding sequence ATGAGTTCAGAATTAACCAAATTAGACGCTCAGCATGTGATGCACTTGCAGGTGGCGTGTGCCGAACGTCCTGTAGTGGGCGGGAATGATTTTGGTTACCTCAAAGTTATTCAAATCAGTGGCGGTGAATTTCATGGTGAGCTGCTTTCTGGGGAAGTTGTCCCCGGCGGAGCCGATTGGAATATGGGCTATGGCGGTTTAACCGAAGAGGAAGTCACTTCCCGTTTTGTGTTCGCCAAATATCTTTTGAAAACCGACGACGATGTGTACATCGCCATCGAAAACGCCGGTTATAAATTGGCGACAGGGGATCGTCCACAAATCGCGACAACTCCGCGTTTCCATGCTCCAAAAGGCAAATATGATTGGTTGAACTATGGCGTGTTTGTCGGCAGCCTTGAACCCGCAGAGGTAAATGGTGTGCGCGGGGTGAATATCCATATCTATAAACTGCTGTGA
- a CDS encoding ribosome recycling factor family protein — protein MLCFRNVIFHAVMPTRSSVPSLLLNTMPMLVIALPSLIHRIGGDKARELKTVASEYQCELKRIRRSRNWQLTGSPEQLAKVQAWCQHHGDDAFGFVLKKLVPTLNQHQHWLEPLSERLCKVLRANPQMTLAELMSLTDCSLVEAREARAAVEEEE, from the coding sequence TTGTTATGTTTTAGAAACGTTATTTTTCACGCCGTTATGCCAACTCGTTCGTCAGTTCCTTCATTATTACTCAATACGATGCCAATGCTTGTCATTGCGTTGCCCTCTTTAATCCACCGTATTGGTGGTGATAAGGCGCGTGAGTTAAAAACCGTGGCTAGTGAATATCAATGTGAACTAAAACGGATTAGGCGCTCGCGCAATTGGCAATTAACTGGCTCGCCTGAACAACTAGCGAAGGTGCAGGCGTGGTGTCAACACCATGGCGATGATGCTTTTGGGTTTGTGCTTAAAAAGCTCGTCCCCACGCTTAACCAACATCAACACTGGTTAGAACCATTATCGGAACGACTGTGCAAAGTCCTCCGTGCCAACCCACAAATGACATTAGCCGAGTTGATGTCATTAACCGATTGTTCATTAGTGGAAGCGCGTGAGGCGCGGGCCGCTGTAGAAGAGGAAGAGTGA
- a CDS encoding MBL fold metallo-hydrolase, with the protein MTVKSDYEQFVATQQTLKDNPMGHFFFEQERRYVKPFTLYGNLHYVGDNWVCAHLLDTGEGLVLFDAGNIGATAMLVQAIWEAGFNPADVRWMVLSHAHVDHIGAAPFFQTMFGTQVYLGAPDADMLATRPEWTFLHDAHDAHDVQYQGFDVDVAINDGDVFTFGNTEIQFYLVPGHTEGCIACFFDVHDGNETKRVGYYGGFGFNTLQKGHLCEYGDLDFAMRERYLASLEKVRQQPVDIFMPNHTNNVNLLEKRDLLLANPNRNPFVDSDAWGRYLDEKRTALLALMNDPKQH; encoded by the coding sequence ATGACGGTAAAATCCGATTACGAGCAGTTTGTCGCAACCCAACAAACACTTAAAGACAACCCAATGGGGCACTTCTTCTTTGAACAAGAACGACGCTACGTTAAGCCATTTACTCTCTATGGCAATCTTCATTATGTTGGGGATAACTGGGTGTGTGCCCATTTGCTTGATACAGGGGAAGGATTGGTTCTATTTGATGCCGGTAATATTGGCGCCACAGCCATGTTGGTTCAAGCCATTTGGGAGGCTGGCTTTAATCCAGCCGACGTTCGGTGGATGGTGTTATCTCATGCTCACGTCGACCATATTGGCGCGGCCCCGTTTTTCCAGACCATGTTTGGCACCCAAGTTTATTTAGGTGCTCCAGATGCAGATATGCTTGCAACGCGACCAGAATGGACGTTTTTGCATGATGCCCATGATGCCCATGATGTGCAGTACCAAGGTTTTGATGTTGATGTAGCGATTAATGATGGCGATGTCTTTACCTTCGGAAATACAGAAATTCAATTCTATTTAGTGCCTGGACATACCGAAGGCTGTATTGCTTGTTTCTTTGACGTACATGATGGCAATGAGACCAAACGAGTCGGCTATTACGGCGGCTTTGGTTTTAACACGTTGCAAAAAGGGCATCTCTGTGAATACGGGGATCTAGACTTCGCTATGCGTGAACGCTATTTGGCATCGTTAGAAAAAGTACGTCAGCAGCCGGTTGATATCTTCATGCCTAACCATACGAATAATGTCAATTTGTTAGAAAAACGCGACTTGTTGTTAGCAAATCCCAACCGTAATCCATTTGTTGACTCCGATGCGTGGGGTCGTTATCTCGATGAAAAACGCACTGCGTTACTGGCATTAATGAACGACCCAAAACAACACTAG
- a CDS encoding DMT family transporter — translation MNKGYFYILFATLFFSSMEVALKIVAADFNPLELNFLRFVIGTIVLWPMAVKSLKEKNLQVTKQHWPFFLLTGFLCVVVSMTFFQLAIMYAHASIVAILFSCNAIFVIPLAHIFLNQKMTWVSVGSLVLSVIGMLFIVNPQHLPNMVGVTLSLLAAVTFALYGIVGQMGNRKYGFTGISLTFFSFIAGCIEMFVLMALTHVPAIADLFTGMGLSNFAYIPFVQGVSLHTLPSLIYLGIFVTGFGYAFYFMAMEETSAATASVIFYIKPALAPILAMFILGEVIHENTVIGIVFIIAGSALTFAAAGVDRRIIRNTRAYMRHLRFQRYLKHQHHHQHLYQ, via the coding sequence ATGAACAAAGGTTATTTCTATATACTGTTTGCGACACTGTTCTTTAGTTCTATGGAGGTGGCATTAAAAATAGTGGCAGCAGACTTCAATCCGTTGGAGTTAAACTTTCTACGTTTCGTCATCGGCACCATAGTGTTGTGGCCAATGGCAGTGAAGAGTTTGAAAGAAAAAAACTTACAGGTGACAAAACAGCATTGGCCATTTTTTCTTTTGACTGGTTTTTTGTGTGTGGTTGTCAGCATGACATTTTTTCAACTTGCCATCATGTACGCGCACGCATCCATCGTTGCGATTTTGTTTAGCTGCAATGCGATTTTCGTGATTCCATTAGCGCATATCTTCCTTAATCAGAAAATGACTTGGGTAAGTGTTGGATCATTGGTATTAAGCGTGATTGGTATGCTGTTTATCGTGAATCCACAACATCTACCTAATATGGTTGGGGTAACACTCTCTTTGCTTGCAGCTGTGACCTTTGCCTTGTATGGAATTGTGGGGCAAATGGGGAATAGAAAATACGGTTTTACCGGTATCTCATTAACTTTCTTTAGCTTTATTGCTGGCTGTATCGAAATGTTTGTGTTGATGGCGTTAACTCATGTCCCAGCGATAGCTGATCTCTTTACGGGTATGGGGTTGAGCAACTTTGCATACATTCCATTTGTACAAGGCGTTAGCCTGCACACGTTGCCATCGTTGATTTACTTGGGAATTTTTGTCACAGGGTTTGGCTATGCCTTTTACTTTATGGCAATGGAAGAGACTTCGGCTGCTACAGCGTCGGTGATCTTCTATATCAAACCGGCCCTAGCTCCGATACTGGCTATGTTTATTCTCGGTGAAGTCATTCATGAAAATACGGTGATTGGTATTGTGTTTATCATTGCTGGCTCAGCCTTAACCTTTGCTGCCGCGGGTGTGGATCGCCGCATTATTCGCAATACTCGAGCCTATATGCGTCATTTGCGATTTCAACGCTATTTAAAACATCAGCATCATCACCAGCATTTATATCAATAA
- a CDS encoding alpha/beta hydrolase has translation MKHYIDPGRARPSINFIDNIVYSHSHDLAGQPLELKLSIMLQNGNSEMKLAAGKDDTQRNIERKPAILWIPGGGYRGVDKNLMVAEVMYLVEAGFVVASMYYRGSHQAHFPAQLIDVKTAIRFLRANADRYEIDPDRIGVMGRSAGGHLSALAAMNIDGYDSQEWAGVSSNVQAAYDLFGPVDMVAMIDKEAHDVQQPGYRWDKLEDTHPGALLGGDPNTMRERARESSVEYYISSNMAPILIMHGDADPLVPLAVSERFYQQLCAVGLDDRADLYVLKNGGHGTPEFFQDTTKKIALEFFCNRLNHTDITSK, from the coding sequence ATGAAACATTATATTGACCCAGGTCGGGCGCGGCCGAGCATTAACTTTATCGACAACATTGTTTATTCACATTCTCACGATCTCGCAGGTCAGCCTTTAGAACTCAAGCTTTCTATCATGCTGCAAAATGGCAACAGTGAAATGAAATTGGCTGCCGGTAAAGACGACACACAACGCAATATAGAGAGAAAACCTGCCATCTTATGGATTCCGGGGGGCGGTTATCGTGGCGTTGATAAAAACCTGATGGTAGCGGAAGTGATGTATCTAGTTGAAGCGGGGTTTGTGGTTGCTTCTATGTATTATCGTGGTAGTCACCAAGCCCATTTTCCGGCGCAACTCATTGATGTTAAGACTGCAATTCGCTTTTTACGTGCTAATGCGGATCGTTATGAAATCGACCCAGATCGAATAGGTGTCATGGGGCGCTCTGCCGGTGGTCACTTGAGTGCGTTAGCGGCAATGAATATTGATGGATACGATAGTCAAGAGTGGGCCGGTGTCAGTTCAAATGTTCAAGCGGCATACGATCTTTTTGGCCCGGTGGACATGGTCGCGATGATAGATAAAGAAGCGCACGATGTACAGCAGCCTGGCTATCGTTGGGACAAACTTGAAGATACTCACCCTGGCGCGTTATTGGGGGGCGACCCTAATACGATGCGCGAACGGGCTAGGGAATCTTCCGTGGAATATTACATATCTTCGAACATGGCGCCGATTTTGATCATGCATGGTGATGCTGATCCTTTGGTTCCGCTGGCCGTGAGCGAGCGCTTTTATCAGCAGCTTTGTGCGGTGGGATTGGACGATAGAGCAGACTTATATGTGTTAAAAAATGGCGGCCATGGAACACCAGAGTTTTTCCAAGATACCACCAAAAAAATCGCGTTAGAGTTTTTCTGTAATCGCCTCAATCACACCGATATCACCAGCAAATAG
- the groL gene encoding chaperonin GroEL (60 kDa chaperone family; promotes refolding of misfolded polypeptides especially under stressful conditions; forms two stacked rings of heptamers to form a barrel-shaped 14mer; ends can be capped by GroES; misfolded proteins enter the barrel where they are refolded when GroES binds) yields MAAKEVLFANDARQKMLTGVNVLANAVKVTLGPKGRNVVLDKSYGAPTITKDGVSVAKEIELEDKFENMGAQMVKQVASKANDEAGDGTTTATVLAQAFINEGLKSVASGLNPMDLKRGIDKAVTEAVAKLRELAKPCNDKQSITQVATISANSDQAIGEIIAEAMEKVGRDGVITVEEGQGLENELSVVEGMQFDRGYLSPYFITNPDSGVVELDNPYLLLVDKKVSNIRELLPVLESVAKAGRPLLIIAEDVEGEALATLVVNNMRGIVKVAAVKAPGFGDNRKEMLQDIAVITDATVINEQIGLELEKATLEHLGSAKKVTISKDTTLIVDGAAAQSAIADRVATIRNQLENTTSSYDKEKLQQRIAKLSGGVAVIKIGAATEVEMKEKKDRVDDALNATRAAVEEGIIPGGGVALAKIAQELSDLTGDNQEQNVGIRVALRAMEEPLRQIAINAGDEGSVVANKVKEGNAQYGYNAATGEYGDMIELGIIDPAKVTRSALQFAASVAGLMITTEAMVTDHIAEK; encoded by the coding sequence ATGGCAGCAAAAGAAGTTCTATTTGCTAACGACGCACGTCAAAAAATGCTCACTGGTGTCAACGTATTAGCTAATGCCGTCAAGGTCACATTGGGGCCAAAAGGCCGTAATGTGGTTTTGGATAAAAGCTATGGCGCACCCACTATCACCAAAGACGGTGTATCCGTTGCCAAAGAAATTGAATTAGAAGACAAATTTGAAAACATGGGTGCGCAAATGGTGAAACAAGTCGCATCCAAAGCCAATGATGAAGCTGGTGACGGTACCACAACGGCGACAGTACTTGCACAAGCGTTTATCAATGAAGGACTTAAATCGGTTGCCTCTGGTTTAAATCCAATGGATCTTAAACGCGGTATCGATAAAGCCGTGACTGAAGCTGTCGCTAAATTGCGTGAACTGGCAAAACCTTGCAACGATAAACAGTCCATCACCCAAGTTGCGACCATTTCTGCCAACAGTGATCAAGCCATTGGTGAAATCATCGCCGAAGCAATGGAAAAAGTGGGTCGTGATGGTGTCATCACCGTCGAAGAAGGCCAAGGCCTAGAAAACGAGCTTTCCGTGGTTGAAGGTATGCAGTTCGACCGTGGTTATCTCTCCCCTTATTTCATCACTAACCCAGATTCTGGTGTGGTGGAATTGGATAACCCTTATCTGCTATTGGTCGATAAAAAAGTCAGCAATATCCGTGAATTGCTACCCGTACTTGAATCGGTCGCGAAGGCTGGTCGCCCACTTTTGATCATTGCTGAAGATGTCGAAGGCGAAGCCTTGGCAACATTGGTGGTGAACAACATGCGAGGCATTGTCAAAGTGGCCGCTGTTAAAGCCCCGGGCTTTGGTGACAACCGTAAAGAGATGCTGCAAGACATCGCCGTTATAACCGATGCGACTGTGATTAACGAGCAAATCGGTCTTGAACTGGAAAAAGCTACTCTCGAACACTTAGGTAGTGCGAAGAAAGTCACCATCAGCAAAGACACCACTTTGATTGTCGATGGTGCGGCAGCACAATCAGCGATTGCCGATCGCGTCGCCACTATTCGTAACCAGTTGGAAAACACCACCTCAAGTTACGATAAAGAGAAGTTACAACAACGTATTGCCAAACTTTCCGGCGGCGTTGCGGTCATCAAAATCGGTGCGGCGACCGAAGTGGAAATGAAAGAGAAAAAAGACCGTGTTGACGATGCGCTCAACGCGACTCGCGCTGCGGTAGAAGAAGGTATCATCCCTGGCGGCGGCGTGGCATTGGCGAAAATCGCTCAAGAGCTAAGCGACCTCACTGGCGATAACCAAGAACAAAACGTTGGTATTCGAGTGGCTTTGCGCGCGATGGAAGAACCTTTGCGCCAAATCGCGATTAACGCTGGTGACGAAGGCTCTGTTGTCGCCAACAAAGTCAAAGAAGGCAACGCGCAATACGGGTATAACGCCGCTACTGGCGAATATGGTGACATGATTGAACTTGGCATCATCGACCCAGCTAAAGTGACGCGTTCTGCTCTGCAATTTGCAGCCTCTGTCGCAGGCCTGATGATCACCACCGAAGCCATGGTGACTGACCACATTGCAGAGAAATAA
- a CDS encoding co-chaperone GroES → MNIRPLNDKLIVERQEVENKSEGGIVLTSKSVKKSNLGKVLAVGKGRVLNNGERVPMDVAVGDTILFNDGYGVKEEKIDGKEYVILSESDVLAIAE, encoded by the coding sequence ATGAACATTCGTCCTTTAAATGACAAGCTGATTGTGGAAAGACAAGAAGTCGAAAACAAATCAGAGGGCGGAATAGTCCTAACTTCAAAATCGGTCAAAAAATCCAACCTCGGCAAAGTGCTCGCGGTAGGTAAAGGCCGAGTTCTCAATAACGGTGAACGTGTCCCGATGGATGTCGCTGTCGGCGATACCATTCTCTTCAACGACGGTTACGGCGTGAAAGAAGAGAAAATCGACGGTAAAGAATACGTCATCCTCTCTGAATCCGATGTGTTAGCGATTGCTGAATAA
- a CDS encoding MFS transporter produces the protein MDQKKPTRGRLGVAFVVLMVSIVMFADRNLFPVIASPLMKTMDISPAMIGWLFSTFSIVYVVCQIPGGLLLDKLGSRVTITSCFVGLGVINLFQGLATTFDGVLVVIGLFIFRALVAFMETPAIPSFTRVITTWFPLREKGLAITATGSSQYIAAVGFVPFFAWYAGAINYQSLFVLVGILEIIAAFVFYRVSLPPAQHPWVNNAELDYIREGGALVDIDKKQPESKKKKTSGNSKQVKAFLTHRITIGVFLSQYCFNCLSFFFLSWFPMYLMTERGIDIKATGLLVAIPAFCAFLGSILAGASSDFLMRKTNSLNIARKMPIIVGMICSFSIIFCNYVDSIYLVIAFMSLSYFGKGCSTLGWVILSDVAPKEIIGSAGGIFNALGNVSTIVTPIVIGYIVTLTGSFTWALIFVSAHAVLALFSYIVIVGPLKRIEAASSEEEEQALVEQPAVSSK, from the coding sequence ATGGACCAAAAAAAACCTACAAGAGGTCGATTAGGGGTAGCCTTTGTTGTTTTAATGGTTTCGATCGTCATGTTCGCCGACCGAAACCTATTCCCTGTAATTGCCAGCCCTTTAATGAAAACGATGGATATATCACCTGCGATGATAGGGTGGCTATTTAGTACCTTCTCTATTGTGTATGTCGTGTGTCAGATCCCTGGGGGGCTATTACTCGACAAACTTGGGTCACGTGTCACCATTACTTCCTGTTTCGTGGGACTTGGTGTGATCAACCTTTTTCAGGGCCTTGCAACCACGTTCGACGGCGTGTTGGTGGTGATTGGGCTATTCATTTTTAGAGCACTCGTCGCTTTTATGGAAACACCCGCCATCCCATCCTTCACTCGCGTTATTACCACATGGTTCCCATTACGTGAAAAAGGGTTAGCTATTACAGCAACTGGGTCATCTCAGTATATTGCAGCTGTTGGTTTTGTACCGTTTTTCGCTTGGTATGCTGGAGCGATTAATTACCAGTCGCTATTTGTTCTGGTTGGTATCTTGGAAATCATCGCGGCATTTGTTTTTTACCGTGTGAGCCTGCCACCTGCACAGCACCCTTGGGTTAATAATGCGGAGTTGGACTATATCCGTGAAGGTGGCGCATTAGTTGATATTGATAAAAAACAACCGGAAAGCAAAAAGAAAAAAACGAGCGGTAATTCGAAACAAGTGAAAGCGTTTTTAACGCACCGTATTACTATCGGCGTCTTTTTAAGCCAATACTGTTTTAACTGTTTGTCGTTCTTCTTCCTATCATGGTTTCCAATGTATTTGATGACGGAACGCGGTATCGACATTAAAGCCACCGGGTTATTGGTAGCAATTCCTGCTTTTTGTGCGTTTTTAGGCAGTATTCTAGCGGGGGCATCTTCCGACTTTTTGATGCGTAAAACAAACTCACTCAATATTGCGCGTAAAATGCCGATTATTGTTGGCATGATTTGTTCGTTCTCCATCATATTTTGTAATTATGTCGACTCCATCTATTTAGTTATTGCGTTTATGTCGTTGTCTTATTTTGGCAAAGGCTGCTCAACGTTAGGCTGGGTGATTTTAAGTGATGTCGCCCCTAAAGAAATCATTGGTTCTGCTGGTGGCATCTTTAATGCCTTGGGTAATGTTTCTACGATCGTGACTCCTATTGTTATTGGTTACATTGTCACGTTAACGGGGAGTTTTACTTGGGCGCTGATTTTTGTTTCCGCTCATGCCGTGTTAGCCCTATTTAGCTACATCGTCATTGTTGGTCCTCTGAAACGTATTGAAGCCGCTTCCTCTGAGGAAGAGGAGCAAGCATTGGTGGAACAACCAGCCGTAAGTTCTAAATAA
- the cspE gene encoding transcription antiterminator/RNA stability regulator CspE yields the protein MSNKTTGSVKWFNETKGFGFITPDNGGSDLFVHFRSIESDGFKTLAEGQKVSFVTEQGAKGPQASNVTVL from the coding sequence ATGTCTAATAAAACAACTGGTTCAGTAAAATGGTTTAACGAAACTAAAGGTTTTGGCTTCATCACCCCAGACAACGGTGGTTCTGACCTATTCGTTCACTTCCGTTCAATCGAAAGCGACGGTTTCAAAACTTTAGCTGAAGGCCAAAAAGTATCTTTCGTTACTGAGCAAGGCGCTAAAGGCCCACAAGCAAGTAACGTTACTGTACTGTAA